In one Rutidosis leptorrhynchoides isolate AG116_Rl617_1_P2 chromosome 8, CSIRO_AGI_Rlap_v1, whole genome shotgun sequence genomic region, the following are encoded:
- the LOC139861753 gene encoding L-type lectin-domain containing receptor kinase S.4, with the protein MFVLLIFTTLFTPSSSFSFIFNGFKNLNSENITMNGVADITSNGILQLTDYTPNIPPSLIGHAFYPDPVRFKNPNTEPPVSFSTSFVFAIKPGTKIHGGHGLAFTISPSKVLAGAQPNQYLGLFNVTNNGKPTNHLFAVEFDTVTDLEYNDINNNHVGIDINSLISINSTNAGYYVDGNSTKQDLNLKSAKKIQAWIDYDGRKPELNVTISMFSKKPNTPILSVPVNLSLVFQDFMYVGFSASTGVLASSHYIFSWSFNMSGKAQSFDLNKLPSVPGTKKNQKRIVIGVSIGAFLTVAIVGVVGVVSVIKKFKNLDDEIEEWELDIGPHRYSYKELKKATKGFKKDELLGSGGFGSVYKGVLPNSKTDVAVKRISNESHEGMRTFISEISTIGRLRHRNLVQLLGWCRKKEDLLLVYDFMANGSLDKYIYDDTKLVLTWEQRFKIIKDVARGLLYLHEEWDQTVLHRDIKAGNVLLDSELNGRLGDFGLAKLCEHGSNSSTTKVVGTLGYLAPELTRTGKPTTNSDVFAFGALLLEVVCGRRPTEPKAEPEELILVDWVWDKWTEDAVFEVVDSKLKGEFDEVEVLMVIKLGLMCSNNAPSARPAMKQVVRYLEREVALPERLVPPCNGGQKGSQRWEFEDYVHSYPSSSILDNVSNSSVGVEEEFVDVEAGLSSRL; encoded by the coding sequence ATGTTTGTTCTTTTAATTTTTACTACTCTCTTTACACCATCTTCATCATTCTCCTTCATCTTCAATGGATTCAAAAACTTAAACTCCGAGAACATAACCATGAACGGAGTCGCCGATATCACTTCAAACGGCATCCTCCAGCTCACCGACTACACTCCTAATATTCCTCCTAGCTTGATCGGTCACGCGTTTTACCCTGATCCAGTCCGTTTCAAGAACCCGAACACTGAACCACCCGTATCATTTTCTACCTCTTTCGTATTCGCCATTAAACCGGGAACCAAAATTCACGGTGGCCATGGCTTGGCTTTTACTATTTCACCCTCGAAAGTTCTCGCCGGAGCTCAACCCAATCAATATCTTGGATTATTCAATGTTACCAATAACGGCAAACCAACTAACCACCTGTTTGCCGTTGAGTTTGATACAGTTACAGATTTGGAAtacaatgatataaataataaccatGTTGGCATAGATATCAACAGCTTGATATCGATAAATTCAACCAACGCAGGCTATTACGTTGATGGGAATTCAACAAAACAGGATCTTAATTTAAAAAGTGCGAAAAAGATTCAAGCTTGGATAGACTATGATGGCCGAAAACCGGAATTAAATGTCACAATTTCAATGTTTTCAAAGAAACCAAACACCCCCATTTTGTCGGTTCCTGTGAACCTGTCATTGGTTTTTCAAGATTTCATGTATGTCGGGTTTTCGGCCTCAACGGGCGTGCTTGCCAGCTCGCATTATATCTTCAGTTGGAGCTTTAATATGAGTGGAAAGGCTCAATCTTTTGATCTTAATAAGCTTCCATCAGTACCAGGAACTAAAAAGAATCAAAAAAGAATTGTAATTGGTGTTTCAATTGGTGCATTTTTAACTGTTGCAATTGTAGGAGTAGTTGGAGTTGTTTCAGTGATCAAGAAATTCAAGAATCTTGATGATGAGATTGAAGAATGGGAGCTTGATATAGGGCCACATAGATATTCATACAAGGAGTTAAAGAAGGCTACAAAAGGTTTCAAAAAAGACGAATTACTCGGGTCTGGTGGATTCGGAAGTGTTTACAAAGGGGTTTTGCCTAATTCGAAAACGGACGTTGCAgttaagcgtatttcaaatgaatCACACGAGGGTATGAGAACGTTTATATCCGAGATCTCGACTATTGGTCGACTTAGGCATAGAAACTTGGTTCAATTGTTAGGTTGGTGTAGAAAGAAAGAAGATTTATTGCTTGTGTATGATTTCATGGCTAATGGTAGCTTAGATAAGTATATATATGATGATACTAAACTTGTATTAACATGGGAACAACGGTTTAAGATTATAAAAGACGTAGCTCGCGGATTATTGTATTTACATGAAGAATGGGATCAAACTGTGCTTCATAGAGACATTAAAGCAGGTAATGTGTTGTTAGATTCGGAATTAAACGGACGGTTAGGTGATTTCGGGTTGGCTAAGTTGTGCGAACATGGATCAAACTCGAGCACAACTAAAGTGGTGGGTACGTTAGGTTATTTGGCTCCCGAGTTGACTCGAACAGGTAAGCCCACAACAAACTCGGATGTGTTTGCTTTCGGAGCTTTGTTGTTAGAGGTGGTTTGTGGACGAAGACCAACCGAGCCGAAAGCGGAACCCGAGGAGCTTATTTTGGTAGATTGGGTGTGGGATAAGTGGACGGAGGACGCGGTTTTTGAGGTGGTTGATTCGAAGCTTAAAGGAGAATTTGATGAAGTGGAGGTTTTGATGGTTATAAAGTTAGGGTTGATGTGTTCTAACAATGCACCTTCGGCTCGTCCTGCTATGAAACAGGTCGTTAGGTACCTGGAACGGGAGGTTGCGTTGCCGGAAAGATTGGTTCCACCATGTAACGGCGGTCAAAAAGGTAGTCAAAGGTGGGAGTTTGAGGATTATGTGCATTCTTATCCGTCTTCGTCTATTTTAGATAACGTAAGCAACTCGTCGGTGGGTGTTGAGGAAGAATTTGTTGATGTTGAAGCAGGTTTGAGTTCACGGCTctaa